The Ascochyta rabiei chromosome 5, complete sequence genome has a segment encoding these proteins:
- a CDS encoding protein yippee-like moh1, translating into MGLSYNVYLNSSRIYGCKNCKTHLSNHDDILSRNFRGQHGKAYLFDSVVNISESEPNERNMTTGRHVVRDIHCRQCKETVGWKYDKAYEASEKYKEGKFILEAELLCTVT; encoded by the exons ATGGGGCTCTCTTACAACGTCTACCTCAACTCATCGCGCATCTACGGTTGCAAGAACTGCAAGACGCACCTGTCGAACCACGATGACATCCTTAGCAGG AACTTCCGCGGCCAGCATGGCAAAGCATACCTGTTCGACAGCGTCGTCAACATCTCCGAGTCTGAGCCCAACGAGCGCAACATGACGACCGGCCGCCACGTCGTACGCGATATTCACTGCCGCCAGTGTAAGGAGACCGTGGGCTGGAAGTATGACAAGGCTTATGAGGCCAGCGAGAAGTACAAGGAAGGGAAGTTCATCTTGGAAGCGGAGCTGCTCTGCACCGTCACATGA
- a CDS encoding RNA binding protein, heterogenous nuclear RNP-K like protein, translating to MSAEDSQNSAGNANAIADQLDRLNVDGEAADVTPRTEQEYAESQLTLRAIVSSKEAGVIIGKAGKNVADLRDETGVRAGVSKVVQGVHDRVLSVTGSLSGISKAYGLVAKGLLDGAPSMGMGGVIRSDGTHPIRLLISHNQMGTIIGRQGLKIKQIQDASGVRMVAQKEMLPQSTERIVEVQGSPSGIEKAIWEIGKCLIDDHERGYGTVLYNPAVRVQPGAGPLTTNNGGAPTGLSSGRSYNRTGHGADFSDSPPSTFQRRSGSDAANRPPPPTHTEDGEEMQTQNISIPSDMVGCIIGRGGSKISEIRKTSGARISIAKAPHDDTGERMFTITGSASANEKALYLLYENLEAEKMRRSQAQD from the exons ATGTCTGCCGAAGACTCCCAGAACTCCGCTGGCAACGCCAACGCGATCGCTGACCAGCTTGACCGCCTGAACGTCGACGGCGAGGCGGCTGATGTGACCCCACGCACCGAGCAGGAGTACGCCGAGTCGCAGCTCACTCTCCGCGCCATCGTCTCGTCCAAGGAAGCCGGTGTCATTATCGGCAAGGCGGGCAAGAACGTCGCTGATCTGCGCGACGAGACCGGCGTACGCGCCGGCGTCAGCAAGGTTGTGCAGGGCGTCCACGACCGCGTGCTCTCCGTCACCGGCAGTCTTTCTGGCATCTCCAAGGCGTATGGTCTGGTCGCCAAGGGTCTGCTCGACGGCGCACCTTCCATGGGCATGGGCGGTGTCATCCGTAGCGACGGCACGCACC CCATCCGCCTCCTCATCTCGCACAACCAGATGGGCACCATCATTGGCCGTCAAGGCCTGAAGATTAAGCAGATTCAGGACGCCTCTGGTGTTCGCATGGTCGCCCAAAAGGAGATGCTCCCTCAATCTACCGAGCGCATTGTCGAAGTCCAGGGCTCTCCATCAGGCATCGAGAAGGCTATCTGGGAGATTGGCAAGTGCCTTATCGATGACCACGAGCGCGGCTACGGCACTGTACTCTACAACCCCGCCGTGAGAGTTCAGCCCGGTGCTGGTCCCCTCACGACCAACAACGGTGGCGCCCCAACAGGCCTTAGCTCTGGACGCTCGTACAACCGCACTGGCCACGGCGCTGACTTCAGCGACTCTCCGCCTTCGACGTTCCAGCGTCGCTCTGGCTCCGATGCTGCAAACCGACCCCCGCCCCCGACCCACACCGAAGACGGCGAAGAGATGCAGACGCAGAACATCAGCATTCCTTCTGACATGGTCGGCTGCATCATCGGCCGTGGTGGCAGCAAGATCAGCGAGATCCGCAAGACGTCCGGCGCTCGCATCTCCATTGCCAAAGCACCTCACGACGATACTGGCGAGCGCATGTTCACAATCACTGGTAGTGCCAGTGCCAACGAGAAGGCATTGTACCTCCTTTACGAGAACCTCGAGGCCGAGAAGATGCGACGTAGCCAGGCTCAGGACTAG
- a CDS encoding UDP-galactose transporter, which yields MATPAKRTASGTKQHANGFSHQLDDAVHSIEKKIEEQAELAARNPAEQKEAGIVQLIVCVGGIYASFLSWAYLQERLTTTTHGPSNARFTYPVFLNTIQSGFAAITGLVYLFLSAPRSKTTGARRVPPIFPSKQILFPLLLIAITSSLASPFGYASLKHLDYVTFTLAKSCKLLPVMALHITLFQKRYPLYKYAVIVCVTLGVAMFTLYNPSTAKKAAKKGVSADASKTLGLFLLGVNLLFDGLTNTVQDNIFTKFKGFSGPQMMCAQNIMSTALTVSYLLISPYIAGTPLGSYIGLSPTGNGELSDALAFVTTYPSVGWDVLGFAACGAVGQVFIFNTLAHFSSLLLVTVTVTRKMLTMLTSVFLFGHAVTGMQWVGVGLVFGGIGAEAGYGQLEKKRKAEAKRLAAAKQQ from the exons ATGGCGACACCGGCGAAGCGCACGGCTTCTGGGACCAAGCAACACGCTAATGGCTTCTCGCACCAGCTGGACGATGCCGTGCACTCCATCGAGAAGAAGATTGAGGAGCAGGCAGAACTCGCTGCGCGAAACCCAGCTGAGCAGAAAGAGGCGGGCATTGTGCAGTTGATTGTTTGTGTCGGAGGAATCTACGCCAGTTT CTTGAGCTGGGCATACCTCCAAGAACGGCTTACTACCACAACCCACGGTCCCTCGAATGCGCGCTTCACATATCCAGTCTTCCTCAACACCATCCAGTCTGGCTTCGCTGCCATCACAGGCTTGgtctacctctttctgtcTGCGCCACGCAGCAAGACGACAGGCGCGCGCCGAGTACCACCCATCTTCCCTTCCAAACAGATACTGTTCCCACTACTCTTGATCGCCATCACCTCGTCGCTCGCATCGCCATTCGGATACGCTAGTCTCAAGCACCTCGACTATGTCACCTTCACCCTCGCCAAGAGCTGCAAGCTTCTTCCAGTAATGGCTCTGCACATCACACTCTTCCAGAAACGGTACCCGCTGTACAAGTACGCGGTCATTGTGTGTGTCACCCTCGGCGTAGCCATGTTCACGCTGTACAACCCGTCCACGGCCAAGAAAGCAGCAAAAAAGGGTGTCAGCGCCGATGCCTCCAAGACACTCGGTCTCTTCCTCTTGGGCGTTAACCTCCTCTTCGACGGCCTGACGAACACCGTGCAAGACAACATCTTCACAAAGTTCAAGGGATTCAGCGGACCTCAGATGATGTGTGCCCAGAACATCATGTCCACTGCACTGACAGTCAGCTACCTCTTGATCTCGCCCTACATCGCCGGCACACCCCTTGGCTCCTACATCGGCCTCTCGCCCACAGGCAACGGCGAGCTTAGCGACGCGCTGGCATTTGTAACCACGTACCCGTCCGTCGGCTGGGACGTGCTCGGGTTCGCAGCATGTGGCGCAGTGGGCCAGGTCTTCATCTTCAACACGCTCGCCCATTTCAGCTCGCTTCTCCTCGTAACGGTGACAGTTACACGGAAGATGCTGACCATGCTGACGAGCGTGTTCCTGTTCGGACACGCGGTCACGGGCATGCAGTGGGTGGGCGTTGGGCTGGTGTTTGGTGGAATCGGCGCCGAGGCTGGATACGGACAGCttgagaagaagaggaaggccGAGGCGAAGCGATTAGCCGCTGCAAAGCAGCAGTAA
- a CDS encoding Tripeptidyl-peptidase I, producing the protein MKYSLIAGLLAVAGANCKPTSHIESEAVPVENLHTVPQGWTAIGTPAGHRKLPFRIAVRSADSNVLERTLMEVSDPNHARYGQHLKRDELKDLIKPGAESTKAVLSWLERSGINSRDIKNDGEWITFHAPIERAESMLGTTFKTYQNEVRRDVKRIRSLSYSVPKSVRDHIDMIQPTTRFGQIKAERSNVLTQEAAPFSVAAVNATCNTTITPACLSDLYNFADYKIDPKGAVKLGVSGFLEQYARYADLEQFTSTFAPNAGSNFSFTSVNGGKLDQNSTDDSVEANLDIEYTVGLVDPTIETTFYSTSGRGILVPDLDQPSEADNANEPYLDFFTYLAGLPDGELPQVLTTSYGEDEQSVPATYAKKVCDIIGQLGTRGVSVIFSSGDTGVGSACQTNDGKNTTRFLPIFPASCPYVTAVGGTYRVEPERAVSFSSGGFSDLWERPTYQDKAVRTYLEKLGSQWEGLYNRDGRGFPDVAAQGRGFRVVDKGSQISVGGTSASAPVFASVVALLNNARLAAGQPALGFLNPWIYSKGYQGLTDIKDGGSTGCIGRSIYSGLNAPLVPYASWNATEGWDPVTGYGTPNFGDLLELSQGQSYSVPAEWRA; encoded by the exons ATGAAGTATTCCCTCATTGCTGGCCTGTTGGCTGTCGCCGGCGCCAATTGCAAACCCACTTCGCACATTGAGAGCGAGGCCGTGCCGGTCGAGAATCTGCACACAGTCCCTCAAGGATGGACCGCAATTGGCACTCCAGCAGGGCATCGCAAGCTCCCATTCCGCATTGCTGTTCGTTCG GCTGACAGCAACGTCCTGGAGCGAACTCTCATGGAGGTTTCAGACCCCAACCATGCTCGGTATGGGCAGCATCTCAAGCGTGACGAGCTCAAAGATCTCATCAAGCCAGGCGCCGAGTCTACCAAGGCCGTCCTGAGCTGGTTGGAACGATCGGGTATCAACTCTCGAGATATCAAGAACGATGGTGAATGGATCACTTTCCACGCGCCCATCGAAAGAGCCGAGTCGATGTTGGGCACTACATTCAAAACGTATCAGAACGAAGTCCGTCGAGACGTCAAGAGAATCCGATCCCTGAGCTATTCCGTGCCAAAGTCTGTCCGCGACCACATTGACATGATCCAGCCGACCACTCGTTTCGGCCAGATCAAGGCAGAGCGCAGCAACGTCCTCACCCAGGAAGCTGCTCCTTTCTCGGTTGCTGCCGTCAACGCCACCTGCAACACTACTATTACGCCAGCCTGCTTGAGCGACCTATACAACTTTGCCGATTACAAGATTGACCCCAAGGGAGCTGTGAAGCTCGGAGTGAGCGGCTTCTTAGAGCAGTATGCGCGCTATGCCGACCTCGAACAGTTTACATCCACATTTGCGCCAAATGCTGGTAGCAACTTCTCTTTTACCTCGGTAAACG GCGGCAAACTAGACCAGAACTCGACTGATGACAGTGTTGAGGCCAATCTCGACATCGAATACACCGTAGGCCTAGTGGACCCCACCATTGAAACAACGTTCTACAGCACTTCTGGGCGTGGCATCCTCGTCCCTGATCTCGATCAGCCATCTGAAGCTGACAACGCTAATGAGCCTTATCTTGACTTCTTCACCTACCTTGCGGGTCTTCCCGACGGCGAGCTCCCTCAAGTGCTTACTACTTCCTACGGCGAGGATGAGCAGAGCGTACCTGCTACTTATGCGAAGAAGGTCTGCGACATCATTGGCCAGCTGGGCACCCGCGGTGTGTCTGTCATCTTTAGCAGCGGAGACACTGGTGTCGGTTCGGCGTGCCAGACCAACGACGGCAAAAACACCACCCGTTTCCTGCCCATCTTCCCTGCGTCCTGCCCGTACGTGACCGCTGTTGGAGGTACCTACAGGGTCGAACCTGAACGCGCAGTTTCCTTCTCGTCAGGCGGTTTCTCAGACCTCTGGGAGCGCCCTACCTACCAGGACAAGGCTGTCAGAACATATCTCGAGAAGCTTGGCAGTCAGTGGGAGGGCCTCTACAACCGCGATGGACGTGGCTTCCCTGACGTTGCTGCTCAAGGTCGGGGCTTCCGTGTCGTTGACAAAGGTAGTCAGATCTCCGTTGGTGGCACCAGTGCCTCGGCACCTGTTTTCGCATCTGTCGTCGCGCTCTTGAACAACGCCCGTCTCGCCGCTGGTCAGCCGGCACTGGGCTTCCTTAACCCATGGATCTACAGCAAGGGCTACCAAGGCCTCACTGACATCAAAGACGGAGGTTCGACTGGATGTATCGGCAGATCCATCTACTCAGGCTTGAACGCTCCTCTAGTTCCTTACGCATCCTGGAACGCGACTGAAGGTTGGGACCCAGTCACAGGTTACGGCACCCCGAACTTTGGTGACCTACTTGAGCTTTCTCAGGGCCAGTCCTACAGCGTCCCAGCGGAGTGGCGCGCATAG
- a CDS encoding Carboxypeptidase D has product MQLITSLLAIGGLATNVAARNPARSVGKKFDLPRPQLARSAHNVQHVKRQYAVNETTPIITAPSAKKFAVNGTAGAIPDVNFDIGESYAGLLPISDKQNETSELYFWFFPSTNPDASDEVTIWLNGGPGCSSLEGFLQENGPISWQYGSGPRAVYNPWNWANLTNMIWVEQPVGTGFTQGTPTATSQEESAAQFLGFWKNFMETFGLKGKKVYIAGESYAGRYVPYIADAMLNENNTDYYNVKAALIYDPSVAVDTLLEDIPAVPFVDRWSGLFNLNESFTKDIHERADKCGYTEYMEKYLTFPPVSKLPTPSHNASEPECAIWNDVYNAVMLTNPCFDVYAVATTCPLLWDVLGFPGSFDYLPPGEDTVYFNRTAVQKAINAPIQEWNECSNGVLDTDTSPQSSWEVIPRITEKLDRFVIVHGELDFILLYNGTLMTIQNMTWGGLQGFQEAPKDAFFVPYHEDMSLTSLSAKGVMGTTHTERKLTWVSQALSGHMVPQYQPSSAYRQAEFLLGRIDSLTSTEPFTTLRGNSTAKRDLGVMRSY; this is encoded by the exons ATGCAGCTCATCACCTCCCTTCTGGCCATTGGAGGCCTTGCGACCAACGTTGCTGCTCGTAACCCTGCGAGGTCTGTTGGCAAGAAGTTTGATCTTCCCAGGCCGCAGCTTGCTCGCTCTGCGCACAATGTCCAGCACGTCAAGCGCCAGTACGCCGTGAACGAGACTACACCCATCATCACAGCTCCCTCTGCTAAAA AGTTCGCCGTCAACGGTACCGCGGGTGCCATCCCGGACGTTAACTTCGACATTGGCGAATCGTACGCTGGTCTGTTGCCGATAAGCGACAAGCAAAACGAAACCTCCGAGCTGTACTTCTGGTTCTTCCCTTCGACAAACCCGGATGCTAGTGATGAGGTCACAATCTGGCTCAATGGTGGCCCAGGTTGCTCGTCCCTCGAGGGTTTCCTGCAGGAAAACGGACCTATCAGCTGGCAGTACGGCAGCGGCCCTCGCGCAGTCTACAACCCTTGGAACTG GGCAAATCTTACCAACATGATCTGGGTTGAGCAACCAGTTGGCACTGGCTTTACTCAGGGTACGCCAACGGCAACCAGCCAGGAAGAGTCTGCTGCACAATTCCTCGGCTTCTGGAAGAATTTCATGGAGACCTTTGGCCTGAAAGGAAAGAAGGTCTACATTGCAGGTGAATCTTACGCGGGACGATACGTGCCATATATTGCAGATGCCATGCTGAACGAGAACAACACCGACTACTACAACGTCAAGGCCGCCTTGATCTACGACCCCAGTGTGGCCGTGGACACCCTGCTTGAGGACATCCCAGCCGTCCCCTTTGTCGATCGCTGGTCTGGCCTCTTCAACTTGAACGAGTCTTTTACCAAGGATATCCACGAGCGTGCCGACAAGTGTGGATACACTGAGTACATGGAGAAGTACCTGACTTTCCCGCCTGTTAGCAAGCTCCCCACGCCTTCTCACAACGCTTCTGAGCCTGAATGCGCTATCTGGAACGACGTTTACAACGCTGTTATGTTGACCAACCCTTGCTTCGACGTTTACGCTGTTGCCACTACCTGTCCTCTGCTCTGGGACGTACTCGGCTTCCCCGGCTCCTTCGACTACCTGCCCCCTGGCGAGGACACTGTCTACTTCAACCGCACCGCTGTGCAGAAGGCTATCAACGCGCCCATCCAAGAGTGGAACGAGTGCTCCAATGGCGTCCTCGACACCGACACTTCGCCTCAGTCGAGCTGGGAAGTCATCCCTCGTATCACTGAGAAGCTCGATCGCTTCGTCATTGTCCACGGCGAGCTCGACTTCATCCTGCTCTACAACGGTACCCTTATGACTATTCAGAACATGACCTGGGGCGGTCTGCAGGGTTTCCAGGAGGCCCCCAAGGATGCGTTCTTCGTGCCTTACCATGAGGACATGAGCCTGACGAGCTTGAGCGCCAAGGGCGTTATGGGAACCACACACACTGAGCGCAAGCTCACTTGGGTCAGCCAGGCTCTGTCTGGTCACATGGTTCCTCAGTACCAGCCCAGCAGTGCGTACAGGCAGGCTGAGTTCCTGCTCGGTCGCATCGACAGCTTGACCTCGACCGAGCCGTTCACTACGCTCAGGGGCAACTCGACTGCGAAGAGGGATCTTGGTGTTATGCGCAGCTACTAG
- a CDS encoding Threonine ammonia-lyase yields the protein MSSIDLPLTRDSIVAAHALIKPHIHSTPVLTNTTLNNLASTPQSSEALKETSWEGQEPARPKITLFFKAENFQKIGAFKVRGAFHAVLRLVEERGIDHVRRQGVVTHSSGNHAQALALAARTFSIPAHIVMPSISTPSKIEGTRAQGAILHFSGSTATEREAVVADVIKDTGATLIPPYDHPHIMLGQGTMGKEIDEEVAALLQDRPELSIHHAMAAQESEKGSDGLDALIAPCGGGGMLSGNAIYFHNTATRVFGAEPSFEGADDARRGVAAGERITSVKTLTIADGLRTPLGLHTWKIITDKDYVAGLYAVTEQNIKDALQLVLERMKCFVEPSAVVGLATVLYNEDFRKMVEKEAGEEGWNIGLVFSGGNTTVEAIVKMFGNVGKKEAEREQGVVGADGKKLAENVAG from the exons ATGTCCTCGATCGACCTCCCCCTCACACGTGACTCCATTGTCGCCGCGCATGCTCTCATTAAACCGCACATCCACAGCACACCCGTGCTCACCAATACTACGCTCAACAACCTCGCGTCCACGCCACAGTCATCCGAGGCGCTGAAGGAAACATCATGGGAGGGACAAGAGCCAGCAAGACCGAAGATTACGCTGTTCTTCAAGGCGGAGAACTTCCAGAAGATTGGGGCGTTCAAGGTTAGAGGCGCGTTCCATGCGGTGTTGAGGTTGGTGGAGGAGAGGGGAATCGACCATGTGAGGAGACAGGGTGTGGTTACACACAGCAGCG GAAACCATGCACaagcccttgcccttgccgcCCGCACGTTCTCGATCCCCGCGCACATCGTTATGCCCTCCATCTCCACGCCGAGCAAGATAGAAGGCACGCGGGCCCAGGGCGCCATCCTGCACTTCTCCGGCTCCACCGCCACCGAGCGCGAAGCCGTCGTCGCAGATGTCATAAAAGACACCGGCGCGACCCTGATCCCGCCGTACGACCACCCACACATCATGCTCGGGCAGGGCACCATGGGCAAGGAAATCGACGAGGAGGTCGCCGCTCTGCTCCAGGACAGGCCAGAGCTCAGCATCCACCACGCAATGGCAGCACAGGAGAGCGAGAAGGGGAGCGATGGGCTAGATGCGCTCATCGCGCCgtgcggtggcggcggcatGCTATCTGGCAACGCGATATACTTCCACAACACCGCGACCCGCGTCTTCGGCGCCGAGCCCTCCTTCGAGGGCGCCGACGATGCGAGACGAGGCGTCGCGGCCGGCGAGCGAATCACGAGCGTAAAAACCTTGACCATCGCCGATGGTCTGAGAACACCCCTAGGTCTCCATACCTGGAAGATCATAACCGACAAGGACTACGTGGCCGGTTTGTACGCCGTGACGGAGCAGAACATCAAAGACGCACTGCAGCTGGTGCTAGAGCGCATGAAGTGCTTCGTCGAGCCTTCCGCCGTGGTAGGTCTTGCTACGGTGCTGTACAACGAGGACTTCAGGAAGATGGTGGAGAAGGAAGCAGGCGAGGAGGGCTGGAACATTGGCCTTGTATTCAGCGGCGGAAACACGACTGTCGAGGCTATCGTGAAGATGTTTGGCAACGTGGGCAAGAAGGAGGCTGAGCGGGAGCAAGGCGTTGTAGGCGCCGACGGTAAGAAGCTTGCTGAAAACGTCGCTGGGTGA